The following DNA comes from Nicotiana sylvestris chromosome 10, ASM39365v2, whole genome shotgun sequence.
ATTTGCCCGACAACCTtggaatcctcgtccccgaggctctgtgaggccatgttcccaatgtcgggtcaccattctaaaaaaatcaagtgatgtttttgttgtcaaaaacagccgaatgttcccgaaagggacggcggaaggctgacattgcataaacggtcatctttggtcatcgtaatttatttttgaccggttgatccttgcagccttaaaatcttcgttcccgaagtgctaaaaggccgcatttgaaaaccgagtccattattttgaaaacaaaatcttaaaaaaaaaacatagatatttttattttttgagtctaataaaagtttttcgttgccataatcaccttaataaatgtgcaggatgagcacgatacaaaacaaacccttttcGATAAtaaccaagatcccttttgagttgcgattatggtggaatgacctaggcaaggaagggcaaggcaaagtaaagaaatatctgaaaaatctcccggatttactagacatgcAGCCttggggtgatattatcagatcattggtcacttgctaGGATtcggcacacaatgtatttcatttctcggactttgagctcaccccgacattggaagaaatagcgggatacatcggaagtgatgaagctccgttaaggttcaagtacttgattgctcctagggccgtcacggtacaccggtttctggatttcctaaaaatacccagAACATTTCACCATCTCGATCtcgccaaaggtttctgcagtctctgcctcatatatgctagatatggccacatgggcgggttcaataagccagacttcaaactatgcagtagaggtaaccgacaaaagtgggatgaacacaggctgatagcttttatgatagcttttttgggccttatagtgttcccaaggaaatacggaaacatcgatctaaaagtagttggggtcgtcagtaccttgctcacccatGATAagagtactctggcgcctatgattgtggctgacatcttccgggctctcactatTTGCCGAGCTGGGGGCGACTTTTTCGgaggatgtaacttattgttgcaaatgtggattaCCGATCATTTgtgccaccgctccccgctcttgggttgcggttcgcccgagaagacttgtattggagaattctacacaagaatcgaAAGGGTTAGTCTGcccgagggagtcacagcttggacgtCATTCTTCTGAACTCTCACTGCCGACCAAATTCTGTGGACGCTCGGATGGCTGCCTATTGAGGAAATTATATACATGccagcaaccaggccccactttctgttgatgggacttaaaagcatccaaccctatgcaccgtatcgggttttgaggcaacttgggaggtatcaagtagtgccaaaagatgaagacttgagtacccaagtggttgaaatcagtccggacggtcggttccccgaagaagaagttcgccagatctggagtgagtgtcaacatctgacagcaaacacttgtgtgttggATATAGCTAAAGGAGAAGTCTCCCCGGGGTATCACGCCTGGTTTAGGGGTGACATGTCCTGCGagagaccagctaaaagacctcatctcagaGATTTCGCCGAGTCATCCCaggagcaatggaactggttagcaaaggagaaAGATTATCGGACAGAGATCGGTGAGTTGAAACAACAGGTtgaaagtctgaaattcaataacagtatgCAGGTCGCTGCAGATCGAGGCGAAAAGaataaattggcccaagaaaatgaagaacttggggctcaaatccagaaattgagaaTGGCTCTTGATgaacaaccaaggagtcgatcagacgagcagttgataaaagggctgagaaatgaagtcagggaatggcgagatggtttagaagagtctGAAAACGTCATGGGAGAGCTCAAAGTACAATggggtacaagagcagataagcatcgccgatacttgaatcaattgaaacgcAACcacgagaaaattgttgccaacatgaagagaaagatggctacacttgaggttaaagcagttaagcaggccgaggatttccaaatcGAAAACAgacactgttacgacttgttggcccaaatggaagtagaagtgcgacaactgaagaatcagcatatgcaggattctcaggcgttaaaaacatgcagtgatcagataaaacacTTGCTTATAGAAAAAAGGCGAACCAGAGATAAAATTaggaccattgcccacgccatcatcagaaggtgtctacgGTGCGAAAACATGACCaacattaccgttctctcggcagtaatggtttatgtcaagcagaccatgcatgagttggaacaacttgaaagggatctcacacctaagaccgcggcgaggccgaacgatgccccgctggcgccaattctcgaaaccttgatgtattcataggtcgagtctgcaTCTTAGCATCTTTTGTCCGTCTTTTTgcatcagggtgcattagtctgtttgagtctgtacttattttcaaggtttgtttattttcccctttttcaaaTGTTGGTTGTAATGGATTGCTTCAGTAATAAAATATATGCTTCTTTTACACTCCTCTATCCCGAActatgcaagatctgattcacgcaaaaaaaaatcaaagaaagaaaaatggtgataaataaaaggaaagcCTAAGGAGAAGCCAGAATGACGCATGTCTTTGTTGCAAGCATGTAGAAACTCccctaactgtataggtgcatcacaccccaatgtgagattacttgtctgttatttgtttcaaactaaccgtctgtttgctgataagttcaggttcctagaaaagtggtttggttttgtggtaatctggcctcacattcacacttcacgaggtcaaaaggaAGCGTTCAGCCACCCGTTACTAAATCAAGAGAAACTGTTCAtacatacttcacaaggtcgaagggaagtgtcgaaatgtattcagaaattcctctgccaacgattcctatttcggaggaaagttcaatctcagccatcccaacttctgagtcagcaactgtcgaggaaaatagaattctgcgtcttcgcatgatggaaatgtgggacgcccgggccaatggaaaagagacaccaagtgcaatccctggatTCCCTAAGCTTTTTcgtagggcaagtgggacctccaacatccccacaagttatccaaataccccactgggatttcctaccatctcaacctactttactggaacaccttctgagtctcgcccccaggtgttagctgcCGGTGCggtttcaaacatattcactgctccaccttgttcatccacggcacaacctgttttacccaggcctaacttcgattcatcatccttcacatttcaagcaccacctcttccattggaacctagtcagttcactaccaacgcttaccctcagccgtctcggtacgagtttattgcaggacaggagaaagccgagaaaacgcctgaacaagaggaaatgaccagaaaaatgagaagcatagagcaaactctcaaaaatatacagggtctgagtGGGCAAAAAAACgtatcttacgctgacctgtgcatgttcccgcacgtacatctgcccttgggtttcaaaaccccaaagtttgagaaatatgacgggcatggggaccccatagcccacctcaaaaggtactgcaaccagttgcggggagcgggcggaaaagaagaacttctTATGGCTTACTTTGGAGAAACTTTGATCGGCACtgcttctgaatggtatacgGATCAGGAAGTATCTCGTTGGCACATTTGGGATGACTTGGCTAgggattttgtcaggcagtttcaatataacatcgacattgcccccgacaggaattcattgtcaaatctaaagaagaagccttcggagagcttccgagaatatgctatcaaatggcgcgaacaagcggccagagtcaaacctccgatggatgaaacagaaatggtcagtgttttccttcaagcccaagaggctgattattatcaaaacatgatgtctgcattgGGAAAACCGTTTGctgaagccatcaaaatcggtgaaatggtggagaatgggttaaaaacagggcgaatcttgagtcagtctgctataagggccacctcccaagcaatccaaggcgggtctggaggaggag
Coding sequences within:
- the LOC138879342 gene encoding uncharacterized protein; the encoded protein is MSCERPAKRPHLRDFAESSQEQWNWLAKEKDYRTEIGELKQQVESLKFNNSMQVAADRGEKNKLAQENEELGAQIQKLRMALDEQPRSRSDEQLIKGLRNEVREWRDGLEESENVMGELKVQWGTRADKHRRYLNQLKRNHEKIVANMKRKMATLEVKAVKQAEDFQIENRHCYDLLAQMEVEVRQLKNQHMQDSQALKTCSS